One stretch of Micromonospora echinospora DNA includes these proteins:
- a CDS encoding DNA polymerase IV, with translation MGRSQSLPRGGDPRFGADADDTGCTILHVDMDAFYASVEVRRRPELRGRPVVVGGVGPRGVVSSASYEARRYGVRSAMPTSRARALCPGAVYLPPDFTAYTEASRAVMRIFRDVTPLVEPLSLDEAFLDVTGARRLFGPPAAIARLIRRRVAEEQRLTCSVGVGPSKFVAKLGSTRAKPDGLLVVPADRVLEFLHPLPVSALWGVGERSADALRRLGLRTVRDLAEAPAGLLRRAVGEASAAHLHELAWGRDPRGVSPEHVEKSIGAEVTFDTDVSDPDEIRRSLLALADKAGARLRAAGQVGRTVSLKVRFADFRTISRSRTLPVPTDTAREMFDTAWALWEALAPGEPVRLVGVRMEGLAPAGETPQQLTLGAPERGWREAEAAADAAAARFGRSVIGPASLLSRRDTRPVEKPTRP, from the coding sequence ATGGGCCGCAGCCAGTCGTTGCCCCGAGGCGGTGACCCGCGCTTCGGGGCGGACGCCGACGACACCGGCTGCACCATCCTGCACGTCGACATGGACGCGTTCTACGCATCGGTCGAGGTGCGCCGCCGCCCCGAGCTGCGCGGGCGGCCGGTGGTGGTGGGCGGCGTCGGCCCGCGCGGGGTGGTCAGCTCCGCCAGCTACGAGGCCCGGCGGTACGGCGTCCGCAGCGCCATGCCCACCTCCCGCGCCCGGGCGCTCTGTCCCGGCGCGGTCTACCTTCCGCCCGACTTCACCGCCTACACCGAGGCGTCGCGGGCGGTCATGCGGATCTTCCGGGACGTCACGCCGCTGGTCGAGCCGCTGTCGCTGGACGAGGCGTTCCTCGACGTGACCGGCGCCCGCCGGCTGTTCGGGCCGCCCGCCGCCATCGCCCGGCTGATCCGCCGGCGGGTCGCCGAGGAGCAGCGGCTGACCTGTTCGGTGGGCGTCGGGCCGAGCAAGTTCGTGGCCAAGCTGGGTTCCACCCGCGCCAAACCCGACGGCCTGCTCGTGGTGCCGGCCGACCGGGTGCTGGAGTTCCTGCACCCGCTGCCGGTGTCCGCCCTGTGGGGCGTGGGGGAGCGCTCTGCCGACGCGCTGCGGCGGCTCGGCCTGCGCACCGTACGCGACCTGGCCGAGGCGCCGGCCGGCCTGCTGCGGCGGGCCGTGGGCGAGGCGTCCGCCGCCCACCTGCACGAGCTGGCGTGGGGCCGCGATCCGCGCGGGGTCTCGCCGGAACACGTGGAGAAGTCGATCGGCGCGGAGGTCACGTTCGACACCGACGTGAGCGACCCGGACGAGATCCGGCGGTCCCTGCTCGCGCTCGCCGACAAGGCCGGCGCCCGGCTGCGGGCGGCCGGGCAGGTGGGCCGTACCGTGTCGCTCAAAGTCCGTTTCGCCGACTTCCGGACGATCAGCCGCTCCCGCACGCTCCCCGTGCCCACCGACACCGCCCGGGAGATGTTCGACACGGCCTGGGCGCTGTGGGAGGCCCTCGCCCCCGGCGAGCCGGTTCGGCTGGTCGGTGTCCGGATGGAAGGTCTCGCCCCCGCGGGGGAGACCCCGCAGCAGCTCACCCTCGGTGCGCCCGAGCGTGGCTGGCGTGAGGCGGAGGCGGCAGCCGACGCGGCGGCCGCCCGATTCGGGCGGTCCGTCATAGGTCCGGCCAGTCTTCTCAGCCGTCGCGATACCCGGCCAGTCGAAAAACCGACCCGGCCGTAG
- a CDS encoding alkaline phosphatase family protein — MTGPPPGPLDRVPPRYDGGSLADVLPSALSVLGVPGAADRLGLAPRLAGVRRIAVLLVDGLGWYQIPAAARYAPTLAGLAATTGRQLTTGFPSTTPTSLVSLGTGTASGAHGVLGFTVRVPGTDRVLNHVDWAGDPDPASWQPVPTWYQRARAAGIAVTVVSRPEFAGSGLTLAANRGGDYRGAAGADALAARMLAALAAGDGPALVSGYHPDLDRHGHLSGVDSEPWRLAAADVDTLLARLVDGLPPDAALLVTADHGQLDVPAGHRIDLDADPRLRAGVRVVAGEPRVRYLHAEPGAEDDVVAAWTELLGPAAHVLTRAEAVATGWFGPVPEAHLTRIGDVVVVCRDTYAVVATRSEPPMASRLVAYHGADTAAEMTIPLLVIRG, encoded by the coding sequence ATGACCGGCCCGCCGCCCGGCCCGCTGGACCGGGTTCCGCCACGCTACGACGGCGGCAGCCTGGCCGACGTGCTGCCCAGCGCGCTGTCAGTGCTCGGCGTGCCCGGCGCGGCCGACCGGCTCGGCCTGGCACCGAGGCTGGCCGGGGTGCGCCGCATCGCGGTGCTGCTCGTCGACGGCCTCGGCTGGTACCAGATCCCCGCCGCCGCCCGGTACGCCCCGACGCTCGCCGGACTGGCCGCCACCACTGGCCGGCAGCTCACCACCGGCTTCCCGTCCACGACTCCGACCAGCCTGGTCAGCCTCGGCACCGGCACCGCGTCGGGCGCGCACGGCGTGCTCGGCTTCACCGTCCGGGTGCCCGGCACCGACCGGGTGCTCAACCACGTCGACTGGGCCGGCGACCCCGACCCGGCGAGCTGGCAGCCGGTACCCACCTGGTACCAGCGGGCCCGCGCCGCCGGGATCGCGGTGACAGTGGTCAGCCGTCCCGAGTTCGCCGGCAGCGGTCTGACGCTCGCCGCCAACCGGGGCGGCGACTACCGGGGCGCGGCCGGCGCCGACGCGCTCGCCGCGCGGATGCTGGCGGCGCTGGCCGCCGGGGACGGGCCCGCGCTCGTCTCCGGGTACCACCCCGACCTGGACCGGCACGGGCACCTCAGCGGCGTCGACTCCGAGCCCTGGCGGCTGGCCGCCGCCGATGTGGACACGCTGCTGGCCCGGCTCGTAGACGGGCTGCCGCCGGACGCCGCGCTGCTGGTCACCGCCGACCACGGCCAGCTCGACGTGCCCGCCGGGCACCGGATCGACCTGGACGCCGACCCCCGGCTACGCGCCGGGGTGCGGGTGGTCGCCGGTGAGCCCCGGGTCCGCTACCTGCACGCCGAGCCGGGCGCCGAGGACGACGTGGTGGCCGCCTGGACCGAGCTGCTGGGCCCGGCCGCGCACGTGCTGACCCGGGCCGAGGCGGTGGCGACCGGCTGGTTCGGGCCGGTGCCGGAGGCGCACCTGACCCGGATCGGCGACGTGGTGGTGGTCTGCCGGGACACGTACGCGGTGGTCGCCACCCGCTCCGAGCCGCCGATGGCGTCGCGGCTGGTGGCGTACCACGGCGCGGACACCGCCGCCGAGATGACCATCCCGCTGCTGGTGATCCGGGGCTGA
- a CDS encoding methyltransferase domain-containing protein, with protein sequence MEQIRTLTPRTAVIWSVLRAELDRRAGERLSVLDVGGGTGGFAVPLAEAGHRVTVVDASPDALAALTRRAAEAGVADRVRATQGDADALAGLVEPASVDLVLCHSVLEVVDEPEPVISALVTALRPGGAASVLVAGRAAAVFGRAMNGQLDAAAALAADPQGTTGRRDTLRRRYDAADAGALLTAAGLAVEEIHGVRVLADLLPAAVADGQPAALVELERALAARPPYRDLAAQLHLFARRPA encoded by the coding sequence GTGGAGCAGATCCGAACCCTCACCCCCCGCACCGCCGTCATCTGGTCGGTGCTCCGGGCCGAGCTGGACCGGCGGGCCGGCGAACGACTCTCCGTGCTCGACGTCGGCGGCGGGACCGGCGGCTTCGCCGTCCCGCTCGCCGAGGCCGGTCACCGGGTCACAGTTGTCGACGCCAGCCCTGACGCGCTCGCCGCGCTGACCCGCCGGGCCGCCGAGGCCGGGGTCGCCGACCGGGTACGCGCGACGCAGGGCGACGCCGACGCGCTCGCCGGGCTGGTCGAACCGGCCAGCGTGGACCTGGTGCTCTGCCACTCCGTCCTCGAAGTCGTCGACGAGCCGGAACCGGTGATCTCCGCGCTGGTCACCGCGTTGCGACCGGGCGGCGCGGCGAGCGTGCTCGTCGCCGGCCGGGCCGCCGCCGTGTTCGGCCGGGCGATGAACGGGCAACTGGACGCCGCCGCCGCGCTCGCCGCCGACCCGCAGGGCACCACCGGTCGCCGGGACACGCTGCGCCGCCGCTACGACGCCGCCGACGCGGGCGCGCTGCTCACCGCCGCCGGCCTCGCCGTGGAGGAGATCCACGGGGTACGGGTGCTCGCCGACCTGCTTCCGGCCGCCGTGGCCGACGGACAGCCGGCCGCCCTGGTGGAGCTGGAACGGGCGCTCGCGGCCCGGCCCCCGTACCGTGATCTCGCCGCTCAACTGCACCTGTTCGCCCGCCGCCCGGCATGA